A DNA window from Chelativorans sp. AA-79 contains the following coding sequences:
- a CDS encoding polysaccharide deacetylase produces MSDEKNPWEWSEAEWRSKVDRVRAGRSYRPASWPGGARCAVALSFDVDHETNELRDGGKSIGAMSRGQYGNRQGIPRIMSLLGRHDIKASFYVPAVVAQLYPDETRCFADNGHEVGIHGWIHERNSILPADVERDLQMRSADCLEKIAGVRPVGIRTPSWDFSHVTLEITRDMGLIYDSSLMADIDCHALLLDGEDTGVVELPVEWIRDDAVYFNINRFSALRPYTPPEAVLDIFRREFDAAHAEGGIFQLTMHPHVIGYRSRMWILEVLIDHIRDRGGAWFATHADIVRHARTASQ; encoded by the coding sequence ATGTCGGACGAGAAAAATCCTTGGGAGTGGAGCGAGGCCGAATGGCGGAGCAAGGTCGACCGTGTGAGGGCAGGGCGAAGCTATCGCCCGGCTTCTTGGCCCGGCGGTGCGCGCTGCGCGGTGGCGCTTTCCTTTGATGTCGATCATGAGACCAACGAGCTTCGCGACGGGGGCAAGTCGATCGGCGCCATGAGCCGCGGCCAGTACGGCAACCGCCAGGGCATTCCGCGTATCATGTCGCTGCTTGGCCGTCACGACATCAAGGCGAGCTTCTACGTGCCGGCCGTCGTTGCCCAGCTCTATCCCGATGAGACACGCTGCTTTGCAGATAACGGTCATGAGGTCGGCATCCACGGCTGGATCCACGAGCGCAACTCGATCCTGCCGGCCGATGTCGAGCGGGACCTGCAGATGCGGTCGGCCGATTGTCTGGAGAAGATCGCCGGGGTGCGCCCGGTCGGCATCCGCACGCCCTCGTGGGATTTCTCGCATGTGACGCTCGAGATCACGCGCGACATGGGTCTGATCTACGACAGCTCGCTGATGGCCGATATCGACTGTCACGCATTGCTGCTCGACGGGGAGGACACCGGCGTCGTGGAACTCCCCGTCGAGTGGATCCGCGACGACGCTGTCTACTTCAACATAAACCGCTTCAGCGCCTTGCGGCCCTACACGCCGCCCGAAGCCGTGCTCGACATTTTCCGGCGGGAATTTGACGCGGCCCATGCCGAGGGCGGGATTTTCCAGCTGACCATGCACCCGCATGTCATCGGCTACCGCTCGCGCATGTGGATTCTGGAGGTGCTGATCGACCACATCCGGGACAGGGGCGGTGCGTGGTTCGCCACCCATGCCGACATTGTCAGGCACGCCCGCACCGCATCGCAGTGA
- a CDS encoding SDR family NAD(P)-dependent oxidoreductase codes for MRIAFDDQVVFVTGAARGIGAAIVAGFLDAGAKVTAADILEEELEALARLHPDKPLITAALDLADDRAVRKAVGSLAPDVVIHVAGGVRGQSPRPIEEVTDDDWMAIYDSNVMSALHVVRAVVPSMKARGSGRIVTISSGAGLRPSLTGIQSYCSAKHGLIGLTRQLALELGPHGITCNSVAPGFLRTSPDYERQWQSYGSERQKRMLEGIAMRRLGEPEDIASAVLFLSSSQASWITGQVLPVTGHPFP; via the coding sequence ATGCGGATCGCCTTCGACGATCAGGTCGTGTTCGTCACCGGTGCCGCCAGGGGCATCGGCGCGGCGATCGTTGCCGGCTTCCTCGATGCCGGAGCGAAGGTGACGGCGGCGGACATTCTAGAAGAGGAACTCGAGGCGTTGGCACGGCTCCATCCAGACAAGCCGCTGATCACCGCGGCGCTGGACCTTGCCGACGACAGGGCGGTGCGGAAAGCCGTCGGCAGCCTTGCGCCCGATGTCGTGATCCATGTCGCCGGCGGAGTCCGCGGCCAGTCGCCGCGCCCGATCGAAGAGGTCACCGACGACGACTGGATGGCGATCTACGACAGCAACGTCATGAGCGCCCTGCATGTGGTGCGAGCTGTCGTTCCCTCGATGAAGGCCAGGGGATCAGGTCGCATCGTCACCATATCGTCCGGCGCGGGCCTGCGTCCCAGCTTGACCGGTATCCAGTCCTATTGTTCGGCCAAGCACGGGCTGATCGGCCTCACGCGCCAACTCGCGCTCGAATTGGGCCCGCACGGTATCACCTGCAATTCGGTCGCCCCGGGTTTCCTGCGCACGAGTCCCGACTACGAGCGGCAGTGGCAGTCCTACGGCTCGGAGCGGCAGAAACGCATGCTCGAAGGAATCGCCATGCGCCGCCTCGGCGAGCCGGAGGACATCGCATCGGCAGTGCTGTTTCTCTCCTCCAGTCAGGCGAGCTGGATAACGGGTCAGGTTCTCCCGGTAACGGGGCACCCCTTCCCCTGA